The proteins below are encoded in one region of Sebastes fasciatus isolate fSebFas1 chromosome 16, fSebFas1.pri, whole genome shotgun sequence:
- the LOC141752580 gene encoding tripartite motif-containing protein 16-like, protein MAQQVILDRDKLSCSICLDLLKDPVTIPCGHSYCMSCIKDYWGEEHEKKTHSCPQCRQSFTPRPVLVKNTMMAEFVEELKKAGPQAASPDHSSAGPGDVTCDYCSGMKVKALKSCLVCMASYCEQHLQPHYNVAPLKKHKLVEATLKLQENICSQHDEVMKIFCRTDQKCICYLCSMDDHKGHDTVSAAAERTERQKELGASRQEVQQRVQDRVKDVKVLQQRVKAINLSADEAVRDSEKIFTELIRLIKKRSSKVKQKIRSQQKTQVSRAKRLEEKLQQEITELRRKDTELETLSHTEDHLHFLNNYPSLSRLSESKDVPSIDICPLYSFEDVTAAVSEVRDKLQAVLSEEWGKISLAVTEVDVLQAEPRTRAEFMKNSCQITLDPNTAHNNLSLSDRDRKATLMEGNQLYLDHQDRFDERWQVLSREGLTGRCYWEVKWSRRVYIAVAYKDISRKGTKEKCGFGNNNKSWLLEYYSSSYTFRHNDISTSVSGPQSSRIGVYLDHRAGTLSYYSVSGTMTLLHRVQTTFTQPLYAGFWLPSYSGGDTAELCELK, encoded by the coding sequence ATGGCGCAGCAAGTGATTCTGGATCGAGACAAACTGAGCTGttcaatctgtctggatcttctaaaggatccggtgactattCCCTGTgggcacagctactgcatgagctGTATTAAAGACTACTGGGGTGAGGAGCATGAGAAGaagacacacagctgccctcagtgtaggcagagcttcacaccgaggcctgtcctggtgAAAAATACCATGATGGCAGAGtttgtggaggaactgaagaaagcAGGACCTCAAGCTGCTTCACCTGATCATTCCTCTGCTGGACCTGGAGACGTGACCTGTGATTACTGCTCTGGGATGAAGGTGAAAGccctcaagtcctgtctggtgtgtatggcctcttactgtgagcagcacctccagcctcactacAATGTagctccattaaagaaacacaagctggttgaggccactttaaagctccaggagaacatctgctctcagcatgacgaggtgatgaagattttctgccgCACCGATCAGAAGTGCATTTGCTATCTCTGCTCCATGGATGATCATAAAGGTCATGACACCGTCTccgctgcagcagagaggacTGAGAGGCAGAAGGAGCTCGGGGCGAGTCGGCAAGAAGTCCAACAGAGAGTCCAGGACAGAGTGAAAGACGTGAAGGTGCTTCAGCAGAGGGTGAAGGCTATCAATCTTTctgctgatgaagctgtgagagacagtgagaagatcttcactgagctgatccgtctcattaaGAAAAGAAGCTCCAAAGTGAAGCAGAagatcagatcccagcagaaaacTCAAGTGAGTCGAGCTAAAAGGcttgaggagaagctgcagcaggagatcactgagctgcggaggaaagacactgagctggagacgctctcacacacagaggatcacctcCATTTCCTAAACAACTACCCCTCGCTGTCACGTCTGAGCGAATCTAAAGACGTTCCCAGCATTGATATCTGTCCTCTGTACTCCTTTGAGGATGTGACAGCGGcggtgtcagaggtcagagataaACTGCAGGCTGTTCTGAGTGAGGAGTGGGGAAAGATCTCTCtggcagtgactgaagtggatgttttacaagCAGAGCCCAGAACCAGAGCTGAGTTTATGAAAAATTCTtgtcaaatcacactggatccaaatacagcacacaacaatttgtcattgagtgacagggacagaaaagcaacattaatggAAGGAAACCAGTTATATTTGGATCACCAAGACAGATTTGATGAAAGGtggcaggtcctgagtagagagggtctgactggacgctgttactgggaggtgaaaTGGAGCAGGAGAGTTTATATAGCAGTTGCATACAAGGATATTAGCAGAAAGGGCACCAAAGAAAAATGTGGATTTGGAAATAATAACAAATCTTGGTTATTAGAATATTACAGTAGTAGTTATACATTCAGACACAACGATATTTCTACTTCCGTCTCAGGCCCTCAGTCCTCCAGAATAGGAGTTTACCTGGATCACAGGGCAGGTACTCTGTCTTACTACAGCGTCTCTggaaccatgactctcctccacagagtccagaccacgttcactcagcctctctatgctggatttTGGCTTCCAAGTTATAGTGGTGGAgacactgctgagttgtgtgaACTCAAGTAG